Proteins encoded by one window of Channa argus isolate prfri chromosome 1, Channa argus male v1.0, whole genome shotgun sequence:
- the LOC137111839 gene encoding free fatty acid receptor 3-like, which yields MVCSRLLLSVYIFTFLTGVPTNILAFCTFCRKVRHRAAPIDVLLLNLTISDLIFLAALPFKMKEAQDNMTWTMLYNLCPFSSFIFYVTIYNSTLLLTAVSVERYLGVAYPLRYALCRRPRYAVLASIMFWLLTSANLSFVYIMPYFQWGKESSNVAPSTCYLNFSSEELHILLPVRLELFVVLFCIPFLTSCFCYINFILILSRLPNISRRRRLRAIGLALGTLAVFTVCFGPYNASHVVGYIHDGSESWRIEALLCSTLNACIDPFIFYFSSAAVRTMLKHCFRNIMAKVHILNCGGAPRGPNQRPSEKYKEASPP from the coding sequence ATGGTGTGCAGTCGCCTCTTGCTGTCTGTCTACATCTTCACCTTCCTGACGGGGGTCCCCACTAACATCCTGGCCTTCTGCACCTTCTGTCGCAAGGTGCGCCACAGGGCAGCCCCCATAGACGTCCTTCTCTTGAACCTCACCATCTCTGACCTCATCTTTCTGGCTGCCCTGCCCTTCAAAATGAAGGAGGCTCAAGACAACATGACCTGGACGATGCTCTACAATCTGTGTCCCTTCAGTAGTTTCATCTTCTATGTCACCATCTACAACAGCACCCTGCTCCTCACAGCAGTGAGCGTTGAGCGCTACCTGGGGGTGGCCTACCCCCTCAGGTACGCCCTGTGTCGCAGGCCTCGCTACGCTGTGTTGGCCAGTATCATGTTTTGGCTGCTGACCTCTGCCAACCTCAGCTTCGTCTACATCATGCCCTACTTCCAGTGGGGCAAAGAAAGTTCCAATGTCGCGCCTTCCACCTGCTACCTGAATTTCAGTTCTGAGGAGCTCCACATCCTGCTGCCGGTCCGCTTGGAGCTCTTTGTTGTCCTCTTTTGCATCCCCTTTCTCACCTCCTGCTTCTGCTACATCAACTTCATACTTATTCTGTCACGCCTCCCGAACATCAGCAGGCGCAGGAGGCTGCGTGCCATTGGGCTCGCGCTCGGCACCCTGGcagtcttcactgtctgttttGGACCGTACAACGCCTCCCACGTGGTAGGGTACATCCACGATGGCAGTGAGAGCTGGAGGATCGAGGCACTGCTCTGCAGCACCCTCAACGCCTGCATAGATCCGTTCATCTTCTACTTCTCCTCAGCGGCAGTCAGGACCATGTTGAAACACTGCTTCAGGAACATCATGGCAAAAGTGCACATCCTGAACTGTGGGGGAGCTCCCCGGGGCCCCAACCAGAGGCCCTctgaaaaatacaaagaagCAAGCCCACCCTGA